A region from the Aegilops tauschii subsp. strangulata cultivar AL8/78 chromosome 5, Aet v6.0, whole genome shotgun sequence genome encodes:
- the LOC109756288 gene encoding transcription factor AIG1-like, whose amino-acid sequence MVLPTRSGEPEEAEAEMDDQRSPPVRGARTSRSHSEAERKRRQRINTHLATLRSLLPSASQMDKAALLGEVVRHVRELRGDADGGAVAGVAVPGESDEVGVEEERWDARESAKRVRAWVCCADRPGLMSELGRAVRSVSARAVRAEIATVGGRTRSVLELEAGQAAGASRPALHAALRAVLLTREDQLLAVEGYKRQCFSALISQGLGS is encoded by the exons ATGGTGCTGCCGACACGGAGCGGTGAgccggaggaggcggaggcggagatGGACGATCAGCGCTCGCCGCCGGTCCGCGGCGCCCGGACGAGCAGGAGCCACAGCGAGGCGGAGCGCAAGCGGCGGCAGCGCATCAACACCCACCTCGCCACGCTCCGCAGCCTCCTCCCGTCGGCCTCCCAG ATGGACAAGGCGGCGCTGCTCGGCGAGGTTGTGCGGCACGTGCGGGAGCTGCGGGGCGACGCGGACGGCGGCGCGGTGGCCGGCGTGGCCGTGCCGGGGGAGAGCGACGAGGTGGGCGTGGAGGAGGAGCGCTGGGACGCCCGGGAGAGCGCCAAGCGCGTCCGGGCCTGGGTGTGCTGCGCCGACCGCCCGGGGCTCATGTCCGAGCTGGGCCGCGCCGTGCGCTCCGTCAGCGCCAGGGCGGTCCGCGCGGAGATCGCCACCGTCGGCGGGAGGACGCGGAGCGTCCTGGAGCTGGAGGCCGGGCAGGCGGCGGGCGCGTCCCGGCCGGCGCTGCACGCGGCGCTCCGCGCCGTGCTGCTCACCCGGGAGGACCAGCTGCTCGCCGTGGAGGGCTACAAGAGGCAGTGCTTCTCGGCGCTCATCTCCCAGGGTTTAGGCAGCTAG